A DNA window from Shewanella baltica contains the following coding sequences:
- a CDS encoding DUF3083 family protein, which translates to MSLSHQQKVYIPKEARTNQYITAEIKVTDELLSQYPDYQSCYQTLSRLIFNLAEQHDLRNVHVITNDKLPVVRYHTEAYCFQTTEQILFFYNPAYHEAQNLFSQENYRARKLRIVFLATGEDIRSNSASFHIRVRELLTELMPLMPISDLKVKVRDHQHLSYDLFAKAKGYKETYGYKLRAIGPRYKARKCELPENVSSLTYVTVSLPLSRKLKQGLLPDSATDFTPLYQHLEDCFLKAAANRQLTRLAMIANGLTPLVRNSKFEKLDSKAEVQMIGFDPNATEQQVIRRWNADNLVEAAHFTIVAGTKDCDDSGFGRFMNNVETALKAFAADIGVDPEREDLVVRFHQHISYQI; encoded by the coding sequence ATGTCCCTTAGCCATCAGCAAAAAGTGTACATACCCAAGGAAGCCCGTACCAATCAATACATCACAGCCGAAATCAAGGTGACGGATGAACTACTGAGTCAATATCCTGATTATCAAAGCTGTTATCAAACCTTAAGCCGTTTGATATTTAATTTGGCAGAACAACACGATCTGCGTAATGTCCACGTGATCACTAACGATAAACTGCCTGTTGTCCGTTACCACACCGAAGCCTATTGCTTCCAAACCACTGAACAAATTCTATTTTTTTATAATCCAGCCTACCACGAAGCCCAAAATTTATTCTCGCAAGAAAACTATCGCGCCCGTAAACTGCGCATTGTCTTCCTTGCCACAGGTGAAGATATCCGCAGTAATTCCGCCAGTTTCCACATCAGAGTGCGCGAATTACTGACAGAATTGATGCCTTTAATGCCGATAAGCGATCTTAAAGTGAAGGTCCGCGACCATCAGCATTTATCCTATGATCTGTTCGCAAAAGCCAAGGGCTATAAAGAAACCTATGGCTATAAACTGCGTGCCATCGGCCCAAGATATAAAGCCAGAAAGTGCGAATTACCAGAGAACGTCAGCTCTCTCACTTATGTGACAGTCAGCTTGCCACTGAGCCGCAAACTCAAACAGGGTTTATTACCTGACTCGGCAACCGACTTTACGCCTTTATATCAACACCTTGAAGATTGCTTCCTCAAAGCGGCAGCCAACAGACAATTGACGCGTCTTGCCATGATAGCAAACGGCTTAACACCGCTGGTGCGTAACAGTAAATTTGAAAAACTCGACAGCAAAGCCGAAGTACAAATGATAGGGTTCGATCCTAATGCGACTGAGCAACAAGTGATCCGTCGCTGGAATGCCGATAACTTAGTCGAAGCCGCGCACTTCACCATAGTCGCGGGCACCAAAGACTGTGATGATTCAGGCTTCGGACGCTTTATGAACAATGTCGAAACAGCCCTGAAGGCCTTCGCCGCGGATATCGGTGTCGACCCAGAGCGTGAAGATCTCGTCGTACGCTTCCATCAACATATCAGCTATCAAATCTGA
- a CDS encoding arylesterase — MATPAHAAKVLILGDSLGASYGMAEQSGWVALLQKNLPEHQFTNGSVSGETTAGGLRRLPALLDSVAPDLVVVELGGNDGLRGFPPTQLKNNLIQIITLAKDSGAKVLLTEIMVPPNYGPRYTQKFTQVYQDISKTQDIVLIPFFMQDIAPHPELMQRDGIHPNEKAQAQIATWMQPWIEDALTQ, encoded by the coding sequence ATGGCCACGCCAGCGCACGCGGCAAAGGTGTTGATCCTCGGCGACAGCTTAGGCGCTAGCTACGGCATGGCAGAGCAGTCAGGCTGGGTGGCGCTGCTGCAAAAAAATCTGCCCGAACATCAATTTACAAATGGCTCAGTGAGTGGCGAAACCACAGCGGGCGGCTTACGCCGATTACCCGCCTTACTCGATTCCGTCGCCCCCGACCTTGTGGTCGTTGAACTGGGTGGTAATGATGGTTTACGTGGATTCCCCCCAACGCAACTTAAAAATAATCTAATCCAAATCATTACCCTAGCCAAAGATAGCGGCGCAAAAGTGCTGCTGACCGAGATCATGGTACCGCCTAACTATGGCCCTCGCTACACCCAAAAGTTCACCCAAGTGTATCAAGACATATCCAAAACACAGGATATCGTGTTGATCCCCTTCTTTATGCAGGATATCGCGCCCCATCCAGAATTAATGCAGCGGGATGGCATTCACCCCAACGAAAAGGCGCAGGCGCAGATAGCAACTTGGATGCAACCATGGATAGAAGATGCGTTAACCCAATAA
- a CDS encoding ABC transporter ATP-binding protein yields MSNVILKNSAINVVNLEKSVTTQEGTLTILKGINLDVKQGESVAILGPSGSGKSTLLGLLAALDTPTSGEIWLDGVALSPLNEEQKAALRKQKVSFIFQSFMLVDTLTALENVMLPAELAGVSNAKEKAQAMLVRVGLSHRLTHLPKQLSGGEQQRVAIARAFICEPTVLFADEPTGNLDSVNGHKIADMLFELNQESHTTLILVTHDLLLAKRCERQLVMDNGHLQEDTAHTAPLADAKEA; encoded by the coding sequence ATGTCTAACGTCATCTTAAAAAACAGTGCCATCAATGTTGTTAACCTCGAAAAATCAGTGACTACTCAGGAAGGAACGCTCACTATCCTCAAGGGCATTAACTTAGATGTCAAGCAAGGTGAGAGTGTGGCTATTCTTGGCCCGTCGGGTTCGGGCAAGTCTACCCTGCTCGGGCTGCTTGCGGCACTTGATACGCCTACCTCTGGTGAAATTTGGCTCGATGGTGTGGCGTTATCCCCACTGAATGAAGAGCAAAAAGCCGCGCTGCGTAAACAGAAGGTCAGCTTTATTTTTCAATCCTTTATGTTAGTGGATACCTTAACCGCGCTGGAGAACGTTATGTTACCCGCCGAGCTTGCGGGCGTGAGCAATGCCAAGGAAAAAGCCCAAGCCATGCTGGTGCGGGTCGGTTTATCCCATCGTTTGACCCATTTACCCAAACAGCTATCGGGCGGAGAGCAGCAAAGGGTGGCGATTGCCCGTGCTTTTATTTGTGAGCCCACAGTGCTGTTTGCCGATGAACCCACGGGTAACTTGGACAGCGTTAACGGCCATAAAATTGCCGATATGTTGTTTGAGCTGAATCAAGAAAGCCACACCACTCTTATCCTCGTCACCCACGATTTACTATTGGCCAAGCGTTGTGAGCGGCAGCTGGTTATGGATAACGGCCATTTACAGGAAGATACGGCGCATACAGCACCGCTCGCCGATGCTAAGGAGGCTTAA
- a CDS encoding ABC transporter permease: MELSLAWRLFKRELQQGQLLLIILAITLAVLSVSGLARVSERLQVAITGQASQFIAADRIIDSPVKIDVAILTNAEDLGLKHVTNMQFNSMVYSGDKFQLVTVRAVETGYPLKGDIELTSGKTKALPQAGEIWFETRLGGLLGYPKTIELGNSEFVLSNEISRLPDAGFNPFASSPVVLMRMEDVAKTGVIQPGSRVTYLYQFAGDEASLTAFEQSVKPLLNSTQRWVDVQSGDSPIAGAVKRAERFLLLASLMGIALACAAIGIAAQRYCQRHYDVVAMLKTFGASSKQIRLLFGTHLFLVTLMGIVLGIIGGVLLDFGISYLLPPEIAAYSPPLTRPLLLGVSTGLISAFMFSAYPLMRLLAIPPLRVLQRQLEGLQLGMWLHLLLSLGAMALLGYLYSQSWALTLTVVAAVLLLGVLLSVLGFVMIRLGHSVGMKTTNPLQLALAGLRRRARQNAVQLVGFSAALVLLLTILALRQDLLNEWQKQLPENAPNYFLVNIAPDDAKPLNDFMTAKGIVATDIYPVIRGRLTQINGEALISNEQSEAGEKGRVGISRELNLTWRNTLPANNELLEGHFNQAADEVSVESGVADRLGIGIGDKLTYVIDNQELTVKVASIRAVHWETLQPNFFMIFTQEALAPFAYTSMASFYLNDQQATNDQSTNGQALSADGTPKDAVILALIQQFPTISIIDVGAMVGQLRQIIEQVSLSLTLVLALVLLASALVLIAQTEAGMATRQRELAVLRTFGASGWLLRSATGLEFALLGGIAGVLAVIVAEFALYLLKTQVFELNVYMHWPWWGIAPVSGALIVALLGVWRCRQLLSQSCSELLKAGS; encoded by the coding sequence ATGGAGTTAAGTCTGGCATGGCGCCTGTTTAAGCGCGAGTTACAGCAAGGGCAATTGTTATTGATTATCCTCGCTATTACGCTCGCGGTACTGTCTGTGAGTGGGTTAGCGCGGGTGAGTGAGCGCCTGCAAGTGGCGATCACTGGCCAAGCTTCACAGTTTATTGCCGCCGATCGGATTATCGATTCGCCGGTTAAAATTGATGTGGCGATTTTAACCAATGCCGAAGATCTTGGGCTTAAGCATGTGACGAACATGCAATTTAATTCCATGGTCTATTCGGGTGATAAGTTTCAGTTAGTCACAGTTCGCGCCGTTGAAACGGGTTATCCACTCAAGGGTGACATTGAACTCACCAGCGGTAAAACCAAGGCTTTACCTCAAGCGGGTGAAATCTGGTTTGAGACTCGCTTAGGTGGACTCCTCGGTTATCCTAAAACCATCGAACTAGGTAACAGCGAATTTGTGCTCAGCAATGAAATAAGCCGCTTACCCGACGCGGGCTTTAATCCTTTTGCTTCATCGCCCGTGGTATTGATGCGCATGGAAGATGTCGCCAAAACGGGAGTGATTCAACCGGGCAGCCGCGTGACCTATCTGTATCAATTTGCTGGCGATGAAGCCTCGCTTACGGCCTTTGAGCAAAGTGTTAAACCGCTTCTCAATAGCACCCAGCGCTGGGTCGATGTGCAATCCGGTGACTCGCCGATTGCGGGAGCAGTTAAGCGAGCTGAGCGCTTCCTACTGCTAGCTAGTTTGATGGGCATTGCACTGGCCTGCGCCGCGATAGGCATTGCCGCCCAGCGTTATTGTCAGCGCCATTACGATGTGGTGGCCATGCTGAAAACCTTTGGCGCCTCGTCAAAGCAAATTCGGTTGTTGTTCGGCACTCACTTATTTTTAGTGACGTTAATGGGGATTGTGCTTGGCATTATCGGTGGTGTGTTACTCGATTTTGGGATCAGTTATTTATTGCCGCCCGAAATTGCCGCCTATTCGCCGCCACTCACTCGGCCATTACTGCTTGGTGTAAGCACAGGACTTATCAGCGCCTTTATGTTTTCGGCTTATCCACTGATGCGCTTACTGGCTATTCCGCCACTACGAGTGCTACAGCGTCAGTTAGAAGGCTTACAGCTAGGGATGTGGCTGCATCTACTTTTGAGCTTAGGGGCGATGGCGTTACTGGGCTATTTGTATTCCCAAAGTTGGGCTTTGACCCTGACTGTGGTCGCGGCCGTGTTGCTGCTCGGTGTGCTGTTAAGTGTGCTTGGCTTTGTGATGATACGTTTAGGCCACAGTGTCGGTATGAAGACCACCAATCCCTTACAGTTGGCACTGGCAGGGCTCAGACGTCGTGCGCGGCAAAATGCGGTGCAATTGGTGGGATTTAGCGCCGCACTGGTATTGTTATTGACGATTCTGGCATTAAGACAAGATTTGCTCAACGAGTGGCAAAAACAGTTGCCCGAAAATGCACCTAACTACTTCCTCGTTAATATCGCCCCCGACGATGCTAAGCCCTTAAATGATTTTATGACGGCTAAGGGCATTGTTGCGACGGACATTTATCCTGTGATCCGTGGCCGTTTAACTCAAATTAACGGTGAAGCGCTGATTTCGAATGAACAGTCTGAAGCGGGTGAAAAGGGCCGAGTGGGTATTTCCCGCGAGTTAAACCTAACGTGGCGCAATACGCTACCAGCCAATAACGAACTGTTAGAGGGGCATTTTAATCAAGCTGCCGATGAAGTGTCGGTGGAATCTGGCGTGGCGGACCGTTTAGGTATTGGCATTGGCGATAAGTTGACTTATGTGATTGATAATCAAGAGCTCACAGTTAAGGTTGCCAGTATTCGTGCCGTGCACTGGGAAACGCTACAGCCGAACTTCTTTATGATTTTCACCCAAGAAGCTCTCGCGCCCTTTGCTTATACCTCGATGGCGAGTTTCTATCTGAATGATCAGCAAGCTACGAATGACCAGTCAACAAACGGCCAAGCGCTGAGTGCCGATGGTACGCCTAAGGATGCTGTGATCCTTGCGCTTATTCAGCAATTCCCGACCATATCGATCATCGATGTGGGCGCTATGGTGGGGCAGTTACGGCAGATCATAGAGCAAGTGTCGCTGTCGCTCACCTTAGTGCTGGCCTTAGTTTTACTGGCCAGTGCGTTAGTCTTGATTGCACAGACTGAAGCCGGCATGGCAACTCGGCAGCGGGAACTGGCGGTGCTGCGTACCTTTGGCGCTTCGGGATGGCTATTGCGCAGTGCAACGGGTTTAGAGTTTGCCTTGCTTGGCGGTATTGCAGGCGTGTTAGCCGTCATAGTGGCCGAATTTGCGTTATATCTACTTAAGACGCAAGTGTTTGAGCTTAATGTGTATATGCACTGGCCTTGGTGGGGAATCGCCCCTGTTTCTGGCGCCTTAATCGTGGCCTTACTTGGGGTGTGGCGTTGCCGACAATTGCTTAGCCAATCTTGCTCTGAGCTATTAAAGGCGGGCAGCTAG